In Candidatus Omnitrophota bacterium, a single genomic region encodes these proteins:
- a CDS encoding secretion system protein E, translating to MISLKERLTEILINNKLLTPEQLDQALELQKTKGGKLSDIIVELHFIKESDLISALSEGLGFPLIDLKRFRIDPAIAKIIPASIAKHYQIIPVSKMGDTITLAMADPLNIFAIDHVGSLTGYKINPIISSLQDINQTVEAAFPDSTGGVIDDLVKEMAVAPIELVKEEQQVILSDQELNKISRQTPVIKITYMILEQGVKKKASDILVEPLDKKMRIRFRIDGILQEEQAPPRSMHASIISRIKVMSDLDVAEHRLPQDGRFKVKMFGREIDFRISILPSSFGEKAAIRILDKSQATLDIDKLGFNKVVVYKVGKLARQPHGMILVTGPTGSGKTTTLYSVLKLVDSPEKNIITVEDPVEFQIEGINQVTIRPEIGLTFAGALRSILRQDPNVIMIGEIRDFETVDIAIKSALTGHLVTSTLHTTTASGAVARLINMGVEPYLINSSLICVIAQRLVRKICPYCKEEQHISEDVLKTLKINYTDLVSLYENSLNECEGIDLAKIRQSEPILNKTSKPKIYKGKGCSHCFNLGYRGRIGIAEMLILTPAVRDLVLKRAQEHIIKKQARLEGMITLREDGMIAVLNGLTTLEEVLRVTAPDEDK from the coding sequence ATGATATCGCTTAAAGAAAGACTTACCGAAATCCTTATAAACAATAAATTACTGACTCCCGAACAACTGGACCAGGCATTAGAGCTCCAGAAAACAAAGGGGGGTAAACTTAGCGATATTATAGTAGAACTCCATTTTATAAAAGAAAGCGATCTCATTTCGGCTCTCAGTGAAGGCTTGGGGTTCCCTCTTATAGACCTTAAAAGATTCAGGATCGATCCGGCAATAGCAAAGATCATTCCAGCCAGTATAGCAAAGCATTATCAAATAATACCTGTATCCAAAATGGGCGACACAATAACATTGGCTATGGCAGACCCGCTTAATATTTTTGCCATAGACCATGTGGGCTCTTTGACAGGATACAAAATAAATCCAATAATATCATCTTTGCAAGATATAAACCAGACAGTTGAGGCCGCCTTCCCGGATTCTACGGGAGGTGTAATCGATGATTTGGTCAAAGAAATGGCTGTTGCTCCGATAGAGCTGGTGAAGGAAGAGCAGCAGGTAATTTTGAGTGACCAGGAGCTGAATAAAATAAGCCGCCAGACCCCGGTCATAAAGATCACCTATATGATATTAGAACAGGGGGTTAAGAAAAAAGCATCGGATATCCTTGTTGAGCCCTTGGATAAAAAGATGCGTATTCGTTTTAGAATAGACGGTATTTTGCAGGAAGAGCAGGCGCCTCCCCGAAGCATGCATGCTTCAATCATTTCACGTATAAAAGTTATGTCTGACCTGGATGTGGCTGAACACAGGCTTCCTCAAGACGGGCGATTCAAAGTAAAAATGTTTGGCAGGGAAATCGATTTCAGGATTTCGATACTTCCATCCAGTTTTGGCGAAAAGGCAGCAATAAGAATATTAGATAAATCACAGGCGACATTAGATATTGATAAACTTGGTTTTAATAAGGTGGTAGTTTATAAGGTCGGCAAGCTCGCCAGGCAGCCTCATGGTATGATCCTGGTAACAGGGCCTACCGGGTCCGGTAAGACTACGACTCTTTATTCCGTTCTTAAATTAGTAGACAGCCCTGAAAAGAATATCATTACCGTCGAAGACCCGGTTGAGTTTCAAATCGAGGGGATAAACCAGGTAACAATAAGGCCTGAAATTGGTTTGACATTTGCAGGAGCTCTTAGATCAATACTTAGGCAGGACCCGAACGTAATAATGATCGGCGAAATCCGGGATTTTGAAACCGTTGATATTGCTATAAAGAGCGCTCTTACTGGGCATCTTGTGACTTCAACGCTGCATACAACTACTGCAAGCGGAGCGGTAGCGCGCCTTATTAATATGGGAGTAGAACCATATTTGATTAACTCTTCTTTAATCTGTGTAATTGCCCAGAGGCTTGTGCGCAAGATTTGCCCATATTGCAAGGAAGAACAGCATATAAGTGAAGATGTGCTTAAGACCCTGAAGATTAATTATACGGACCTGGTATCTCTGTATGAAAATTCACTTAATGAATGCGAAGGCATCGATTTAGCTAAGATCAGGCAGAGCGAACCTATTTTGAATAAAACATCCAAACCTAAGATTTACAAAGGCAAGGGTTGTTCCCATTGTTTTAACCTGGGATACCGCGGAAGAATCGGCATAGCCGAGATGCTTATCTTAACGCCGGCAGTAAGGGATTTGGTGCTTAAGAGGGCACAGGAGCATATAATCAAGAAACAGGCTCGCCTTGAGGGTATGATTACCTTGCGCGAGGATGGTATGATCGCAGTTTTAAACGGCCTGACTACTTTAGAAGAAGTGCTTAGGGTGACTGCTCCCGACGAGGACAAATAG